The segment gggggagagagagcaaaagaaaggggagagagtaaaagagagagggggagagagagagagagagagagagagagcaaaagagagggggagatagagagcacaaaagagagggggagagagagcaaaagagagggacagagacagcaaaagagaggaagagagacagcaaaaaagagaggggatagagaacagaagagggggagagagatcaaaagagggggagagagagagcaaaagagaggaagagagacagcaaaagagaggaagagagacagcaagagagaggggagagagagagcagaagaggggggagagagagagcaaaagagggggagatagagcaaaagagaggaagagagacagcaaaagagaggaagagagacagcaaaagagagagcggagagagagagcagaagagggggagagagaaaaagagggggagagagagcaaaagagaggaagagagacagcaaaagagagaggggagagagcagaagagggggaaaagagagagcaaaagagaggggagagagagagcaaatgagagggggagagagcaaaactgagggtggagagagagagagcgcaaaaagaggggggagagagagcaaaagagagggggagagaaaaaaagagagggagagatacagtaaaagagagaggggagagagagagagagcaaaagagaggggaagagggagcaaaagagaggaggagatagagagcacaaaagagagggggagagcacaaaagagagggggagagagagcaaaagagtgggagagagacagcaaaagagagggagagagagagcaaaagagagaggggagagagagagcaaaatagaggggagagagagagcaaaagagaggagagagagtaaaagagagaggggagagagagtcgcaaaagagaggggggagagagcaaaatggagggagagagagcaaaagaaagaggggagagagagcaaaagagaggggagagaaagagcaaaaaagaaaggagagagagaaaaatagagagagagagagagagcataagaaagggggggagagagcataagagagggggagagagcaaaagagggggatagagagagcaaaagagagggggagagagagcaaaagaaaggagagcgagtaaaagagagaggggagagttgcaaaagaaagggggagagagagcaaaagagagggggagagagagcaaaagagagggagagatacagcaaaatagagagggcagagagagagcaaaagagagggggtagagagagcaaaagaaaggggagagagtaaaagagagaggggagagagagcaaaagagagggggagatagagagcgcaaaagagaaggggtgagagtgcaaaagcgagggggagagagagcaaaagagagggaaagagacagcaaaagagaggggggagagagcaaaagagagggagagatacagcaaaagatagaggagagagagcaaaagagaggaggtagacagagcaaaagaaaggggagagagtaaaagagagagggggagagagagagcaaaaaagagggggagatagagagcacaaaagagaaggggtgagagtgcaaaagagagggggagcgagagcaaaagagagggagagatacagcaaaagagagaggggagagagagcaaaagagaggggggagagagagcaaaagaaaggggagagagtaaaagagagagggggagagagagagagagcaaaagagagggggagatagagagcacaaaagagagggggagagagagcaaaagtgagggacagagacagcaaaagagaggaagagagacagcaaaaaagagaggggatagagaacagaagagggggagagagagagagatcaaaagagggggagagagagaggaaaagagaggaagagagacagcaaaagagaggaagagagacaacaagagagaggggagagagagagcagaagaggggggagagagagagcaaaagagggggagatagagcaaaagagaggaagagagacagcaaaagagaggaagaaagacagcaaaagagagagcgtagagagagagcagaagagggggagagagaaaaagagggggagagagagcaaaagagaggaagagagacagcaaaagagagaggggagagagcagaagagggggaaaagagagagcaaaagagaggggagagagagagcaaatgagagggggagagagcaaaactgagggtggagagagagagagagagcgcaaaaagaggggggagagagagcaaaagagagggggagagaaaaaaagagagggagagatacagtaaaagagagaggggagagagagagcaaaagagaggggaagagggagcaaaagagaggaggagatagagagcacaaaagagagggggagagcgcaaaagagagggggagagagagcaaaagagtgggagagagacagcaaaagagagggagagagagagcaaaagagagaggggggagagagagcaaaatagaggggagagagagagcaaaagagagtggagagagagaaagagagagcaaaagagagggggagagagagcaaaagagagggagagagacagcaaaagaaaggaaaagagacATCAAAAAAGATAGGGGATAGAgaacagaagagggggagagagagagatcaaatgagggggagagagagcaaaagagaggaagagagacagcaaaagagaggaagagagacagaaagagagagcagaaggggggagagagagagcaaaagagggggagatagagcaaaagagaggaagagagacagcaaaagagaggaagagagacagcaaaagagagagaggagagagagagcagaagagggggagagagagcaaaagagaggaagagagacagcaaaagagagaggggagagagcagaagagggggagaaagagagagcaaatgagagggggagagagcaaaagtgagagtggagagagagagagcgcaaaaagaggggggagagagagcaaaagagagggggagagaaaaaaagagagggagagatacagtaaaagagagaggggagagagcaaaagagagaggaagagagagcaaaagagagcaaaagagaggaggagatagagagcacaaaagagagggggagagcgcaaaagagagggggagagagagcaaaagagtgggagagagacagcaaaagagagggagagcaaaagagaggggagagagagagcaaaagagaggggagagagagagaaagagagagagagcaaaagagaggggggagagagcataagagaggggaagagagatagagcaaaagaggggggatagagagagcaaaaaagagggaggagagagcaaaagaaggggagagagtaaaagagagaggggagagagagcgcaaaagagagggggagaaagagcaaaatagatggagagagagagaaaaagagaggggggagagaacaaaagagagggagagatacagcaaaagtgagaggggagagagagagcaaatgagagggggtagagagatcaaaagaaagaggagagagtaaaagagagaggggagagagagagagcaaaagagagggggagatagagagcgcaaaagaaagggggagagagcgcaaaagagagggagagagagcaaaagagagggagagagagagcaaaagagagggagagagacagcaaaagagaggagagagagcaaaatagatggagagagacagcaaaagagagggggagagagcaaaagagagggagagatacggcaaaagagagaggggagagagagagagcaaaagagaggtggtagagagagcaaaagagagagagagagaaagcaaaagagggggagagagagcaaaagagaggggggagagagcaaaagagaggggagagagagagagagcaaaagagagggggaagagagagagcaaaagagagaggaagagagagagcaaaagagaggggagagagagcaaaagagaggggagagagagagaacaaaagagaggggagagagagcaaaagagaggggagaaagagagagcaaaagagaggggtatagagagagcaagggGTCGGACCGCTGAACTGCAAAAAAtgtcctgtgtacacaggctttaggactagtttcttatatattattaaagttatttttattttgccccttctttggcgcTCTTTTGTCGAGGAAGGTTGCCCGTTTATTGTagcttatctttgttcttttgagtacacttatttcaattgcactttaaattattttactttttataaatctgtatatacctttttgttattGAATTATTTTTCTTCAGGTACATATTATTCTTCAGGTTCTGCGCATTGTTATGGGTGATTTCTAACCCTAAATACAGCCATAACAACAAGAATTTTTCCACATTTTCCCTCCAAACAACAATATCCCTCATTCTCTTTAACTACCTCGAAACCTACAAATTagcgagattaaaaacagtgaatattacatgcacccctttttataaatatatgagaactgcaaaTATATACAGACATGTTAAAATGCCAATAATTAGGCATTTCCACacaacttatttgcatatattaaagacTTGTGAATGatcatgagtcaatttgttcgtACATTATAAAGAGTTGCGACTTTAGTGGCTTTTTTGACGATAAATGTGAAAATTTTCTTATGCTCACTTTGATAAATTTTACCCTATGTCCTGAAGCATAGAATGGttaaaaggacagaaagtgttGCAGAGGGGGTTTGAGGTGAAAGTTGTACTGAGGCTGACAATATCCAGTGTAAGAAGACAGACAGGGGAGACATATAATTATACAGagtatatactgacataaagtataatctacatatatatatatacacatacacatatttatatatatatatatatatatatatatatatatatatatatatatatatatatatatatatcctataatataaaaggccaagtgtgtttgtccgaagctgtcatactcagtagagacagcgcgaggacaaacacacctggccttcattTGGGGCCGACCAGGTGGGAGGGGGGGTGTgacgtgggcgtggccgggtgtgacgTAGACTGGGTCAGGTGTGCCGTGGGCGGGGCCGGGTAGTACAgacgtgagagagctcaaaagagggggatagatagagagctcaaaagagggggatagagagaaaaagaggggggatagagagagcaaaagagagggagagaaacagcaaaagagagggggagaaaggggagagagacagcaaaagagatgggagagagagcaaaagagagggggagaccgcAAAAAAAGGGAGAGATAAACAAAGAAAGTGcgaaagagggggtagagagggggagagagagagcaaaagagagggtagagagagcaaaagagagggggagagagagcgcaaaagagagggggggaaagagagagagcaaaagagaggggagggagagagcaaaagagcataagagaggggggagagagcaaaagagagggagagagagatcaaaagagagggggagagagacagcaaaagagagggggggagagacagcaaaagagagggggatagagaaagcaatagagagggggatagagaaagcaaaaaagagggagagagagcaaaagaaatggggtgagagaaagcaaagagagggaggaaaagagagggaggagagagcaaaatagaggggagagagagatcaaaatagagggatagagacagcaaacgagagggggagagagaaagcaaaagagaggggagagagagcaaaatagaggggggacagtgcaaaagaggggagagagagcgtgcaaaatagaggggggaaaagagagggggagaaaaagagcaaaagagaggggagagtgcaaaagagaggggggagagaaagagagcaaaaaagaggatagagagcaaaagagaggggggagagagagcaaaagagagggggagagagacaacaaaagagaggggggaaagagagcaaaataaagtgtagagagagagcaaaagagggggatagagagagcaaaataggtgtgatagagagagagagaaagagagagagcaaaagagagggggggagagagcaaaagaaagggggggagagagagagcaaaagagagggggagagtgcaaaagagaggggttagagagagcacaaaagagagagaggggggagagagagagcaaaagagaggggagaaagagcaaacgagagggagagagacagcaaaagagaggggagaaagaggagagacagagcaaaagaggggggaaagagagcaaaagattggggaagagcgcaaaagaggggagagagcgtgcaagagagagggggagaaaagagtgggagagcaaaagagaagggagagaaagcaaaagagagggagacagcaagagatggggagagagcaaaagaggggggaaagagagcaaaagaggggggatggagagagcaaaagagagggagagagacagcaaaagagagggggagagaaagagagtgcaaaagagagggaggaaaatagagaggggagagagagaacaaaagaaaggggggagagagcaaaatagaggggggagagagagagcaaaataaagagagagagcaaaagaggggggaagaacaaaagagagggggatagagagagcaaggggtggaacagctgtactgcaaaaaatggcccaggtacacaggctttaggacatatatactgtgtatatatatatatatatatatatatatatatatatatatatatatatatatatatatatatgcgcactgGGTCTTCTgaacattaattaaattaatagaaaagtaaaacaatttccacctattaacatttaaacataaattaatAAAAGTACTTTAAAAAAATGTCTGATTAGTTGTAATTACTGACTTTTTGCAGCTTATCCATGTTTTAATTTCAAGTTGAAAATGAAatatttctaataataataattatatgatgTGCACATCTGCTAAATTACAGATGAATAGCTCGCCGCTTAACATTGAGAGACCATGAGCGAGTGATTGATAACCGTATTACCCAATTGTCTTTAGGACTGTACTTTGATTGATATATTCCACAGCCAGCAGATACAAAGATTCACATCCTTATGACCAATAGAAATACAGCTTTCTTTTTACAGGGGAAATTTTATCTCATTGGAGGGAACAATGGCCAATGAGAAGTACCCGCTGGTTCTTATTTTGATTGACATTTAGCTAAGTGAATACAGCCAATAGAAACTTATTTTGGTGTGCCATGGGCGGGATAATTTCTAGTCTCTCAGGAGTAGAAGGCCAAGGATCGATTCGCCCGAGTAAGGGGGAGAAGCGTAAGAGAAAATGGCGGCCGCTGCTGGTGCGCCTGGGACAGGGGATGGAGGAGAAGCTGAGCCGGAAAGCGAGCCGATCGCCGGAGATGGCATATATTCATCGCCGGAGCAGACGGTGCATGAGCCGCAGCGACTCCCGGGTGCTACGGAGCAATCGGAGCTGATTCCCATTCAGCATGGGATTGACCCCGACCAGCAGCAAAAGGTTGATATGCAACAGGGATGGCTGGAGCAGAGTCTTTGCTCACAGGACGTGGTGCAGGATAATACTGGGCCTGTACTGCATGGAATCACAGAACACGAGCCTCTCCAGGGTGTATCTGATGTTGTGCTGGGGCCTGCGACCCTCCTTTCTGTGCCAAGGCCAGTTTCAGAGGCACTATGTCAGTCAGTGGTGCAGGTAACCGGGGACAGAGCGATGGAGTATGAGGATTGCCAGGAAGTGCCGATGATGGATACGGAATCCATACAGTTGGTGTACTATGATGGGTACCAGAGTATCCCAGAAGTCGAACAGCACGTTGTGCCTGTTCCATTGGATCCAAACCTTTCTGACCCAGAGTCATTTCCAGTAGAGATAAACTGTGGCTTTGAGGTGGTGGATGGAATCGGTGAGTTAACTGCTAGTACAGAAGAACATCCCACTCATAAGTACACGCTAGAGACAGTTCCTGCAGAATTAGGGCACAATATTAAGGAGAGCATAAACGTTTATCCTGAGGTACCACTGATTTCCACTGAAGACAGTATCACAGAGATGGTGGTTCCAACTAAGTGTGACATCCCAATACTCACCACTGCGGGGGAAATGGTTACCACTGAGTTAGTGACAACCAATGCAGGAGTATTGCTTTCTGCTGAGGAGATGATGGCAGAGATCAGTCATGCAGGAGTAATAATGATTCAAGCTGAGGATAAAATGGAAGAGATCACCCCTACAGATGCAGTAAACATACCTGAAGATAGAATGCTAGTAGAGAATCCAAATGACAAACCAATGGCAGAGTTATATCATGCAGACATTGAGCTGCCatctggagaaggtggactgtctGCTGAGAGTATGCTAGAAGTTGCTTCTTCACTAGAGCAGCATGTTAATGAGAGCATAGAAGAGGGAATTTCTGCTGAAGTAACACTGCAAATAGATGAGGGTGCACCAGAAGTTGTCTGTGCTGGTTTAGAACTAAATGCTGTGGAGAATATGTCAGAAATTAGCCCTTCAGGTACTGTTTTTTACAGTGATGTGTCAGAAAACATTTCAGCTGGGGTGGAGCTGTTCACTGGGATGATAATGGATGAAATTACCCCTGAAGTATCTATGATTCACACTAAGAGTGAGGAAGAGAATCTTTCTAAAGTAGAACAAAGTGTTGATGAGAGTATAGTAGAAAGCCTCCCAGTTGTAATAGAGTTGCCTATTGAGGAGAGTAGTGTCAAGATATGCCCTGTTGGAATAAAACTACCCACTGATGAGGGTGTGGTAAACATAAACTTTACAGGAGCTGTTCTTACTGAGAACATGGAAGAGGATAGCACCTCTGGGGTTCAGCTACCCACCAAAGAGAGGGCAGAAGTGATGCTTTCTTCAGGAATACAATTATCACCTAAGGTGAGAATATCTGACATTCTTCCCTCTGTATTAGAACTACCAACTGAGGTGCCTTTGGAAGAAATCATACACACAGGAGCTGTGCTTTCCACTGAAAACACTGGAGAGATAGTTGTTGGAGTAGAATACCCCTATGTAGAGAGTAAGCTTGATATCCTTCCTGCTGGAATACAACTGTCTACTGTTGAGAGTATTGTAGAAACTTTGCCTGCTGCAGTTAACTATCATACAGAGGAAGATATGTCAGATAACACCCCTGCAGTTAAATTGGCTACTGGGGAAAGTATCACAGAAGTCACCCCTTCTGGAGTAGAATTGGCCACTGAGGAGAATGTGCTGGAACCCTCTGCTGCAATACAATATAATTCAGAAAAGAGCACTGCAGAGACATTCCCAGTTGCAGAACAACATTATATTGAGAGTGTAACAAAAACACTCCCTGCCACATTACAGTGTCATTCCAAGGAGAGTATGGCAGAGTTGGTTGCTGCTACAGTTGAACATCATACTGAGGATAGTATGGCAGACTCCTTCCCCACTAGAGTAAATTTAGCCAATGATGAAAATATCTCAGAGACATTGTTTACTGGTGGAGAATTGGCAGATAAGAGTTTGATAGAGTCATTACCTCTTGGAGTAGATGAAGGTAGTATGACTCCAGCCTTCTTTGCTGTAGTAGATCAGTCTTCTGAAGATAGTATAGATATCTCTTTAGTGGACAATCAACATAAAGTTGAGGCTATGGACATCGGTCATAATTCTTCTGAGAATGAGGATAGTGTTTCAAATGCAATTTTAATTGGGTTTGAATACGTGCAGAAACCTGTTTCTGAAAATGTTGACTTTTTATCAGAAAATGTGTCAGAGACTACAGTAAGTGTAAAAGTCTATTGTGATAAACAAAACTCAGACACTAGCAAAACATCTGATACTGCTTGCGAAGAAATGGTCCCTGTGTCAAAATCTATGAATGAGGAATTTAAGCCTGCTACTTCAGGGAGAGACAATTtgtttcagttagaaactagtCTGTTGGATCATGTCTCTACTTCTTGTTCTGATACTGTTTGCGAAGAAATGGTCCCTGTGTCAAAATCTATTAATGAGGAATTTAAGCCTGCTACTTCAGAGAGAGACAATTtgtttcagttagaaactagtCTGTTGGATCATGTCTCTACTTCTTGTTCTGATACTGTTTACGAAGAAATGGTCCCTGTGTCAAAATCTATTAATGAGGAATTTAAGCCTGCTACTTCAGGGAGAGACGATTTGTTTCAGTTAGAAACTGGTCTGTTGGATCATGTCTCTACTTCTTGTTCTGTGGATGAGGAAACATTTGTAATTAGTGAAAAAATGGAGATAGTTTCAGAGCCTGCTCAACATTTATATGTGGAGTCTAACATACAGGAAACAAATGTCCACCTTCATTCTGTGCCTAAAGAAACCCCTGGTCAGCTTGAACTTGATACTAAAATGAGGGACAGCTCCTGTATGCTAGTGACAGAAATAAATATTGAACCTGCCACTGAAGTGACAAGACATATAGTTATTGAGGATAACAGTATGCCGGTGGAATGTTTGCATAACCATGAGTTAATCTCTTTGAGAACAGACATGGAAATTAATGAACATGATCAGATAAACACAGCTATTTTAACAGAGGGAGCTTGCCATCCTCAAACTGATCATGACCAGTTTTATGGGGATAAACCttcagaaaaaaatgatttaatggAGCCTGTTGCCAAGGATACCATGTTGAGGGATGATAGTGTATCTATAATCGTCTCTAAAATACCAGAGTCTGATGGCCATATTAACCAGAACATGGAGGAGCAAAATGTTTGTTCCACTAGTGTTCTTGGCGCTGATGCACGTTTGAATGACTCTGAACTCTGCCAGTTTACATCCGATGAACCTGCAGTGAGAGGGGAAATGGATGACTTGATTCCTGGTTCTAAAGTTCAGGTCACACTGGATCACATTATCCAGGATGCCTTAGTGGTTTCCTTTCGTCTTGGAGAAAGAATCTTCTCAGGGGTTCTAATGGATCTGTCCAAAAGGTATGTGTGATAACTGTATATATCGTATGTGGGATGTGCATGTACCTTCAAAGTGTGATGACTGAATTGAGTATAGTTTAACTTAACTCATTTGCTCCAGCTTCCTTTTTCTGCAAGCCTAatacttttctcccccccccccccataatcggTATGCTTATTTCCATACAATAAACAGGTGAAGTCTGAGGCCAAGTCAGCTCTGAAAAGTATGGaatagtcagtagttaagtttTAATCTTTGGAAAGACAGGGAATAAAGCCTGGATATGGAAGGGTGGGTAATTTGCTTCACACAAATTTTATAAAGTatcacttcttttttttaaaaaaaagaaaaagttatggCTAACACTGTATATAATAATCCACACAATTGTTTAATTTTCTTCTTTCAGATTCCTTTAGTAGTTTACACTACCTCTGTGTTCTAACACCAATTAGCAGTATTACCTGTTGCTTTAATGTTGTgtaatttctaaggaaactataaTTTAAAAAGTACGATTCGCAGAAATGAATGCACCCTGGAACATGGAGAAAATAAAATGCACAACCACTCGTTACAATTTGTTAGAAAATAGtaaaagtaaagtccaaattaaactttcatgatttggataggtcatgttattttaaataacattctaatttacttgatTTATcctcaaatttcctttgttcctttggtattcttagtttaaagaccaacctagatatgctcatatgctaatttctaagccttttaaggccgcctcttatccgaatgcatttgacagtttttcacagctagagggcattaatgtgtttcatataaataacattgtgctcacaaacGTGGAGttgagtcagtactaattgcctgatttgcaagtctgtcaaaagatctgagataaggaagcttagatacaatgcaatgcaattacagaggtaaaaagtgtatttctataacagtgttggttatgcaaaattgggcaatggtaaataaaggattgtctatctttttaaacaattaactaTTTGTACTAACTTTATTTTGTAACATGGGTAATTGTGTGCAGTATTTTTAAGCCCCACTCTATGGTCCTTCAGTTTATCAAGATAAATAGCTCTTGAAATAATTTGCTTTTCTAACTTTTTTGAGAGACCTTGGAGTACTGTGGAGACTTCTTAGAAAATCTTGCCATAGTGGAGAGTTTTAAATCGTTGGGCCCTGATAGCGTACTAGATGCATACCATGCTGGCAATTGCACACATGGTAACTACAGTTATCAGCAT is part of the Bombina bombina isolate aBomBom1 chromosome 6, aBomBom1.pri, whole genome shotgun sequence genome and harbors:
- the PWWP2A gene encoding PWWP domain-containing protein 2A codes for the protein MAAAAGAPGTGDGGEAEPESEPIAGDGIYSSPEQTVHEPQRLPGATEQSELIPIQHGIDPDQQQKVDMQQGWLEQSLCSQDVVQDNTGPVLHGITEHEPLQGVSDVVLGPATLLSVPRPVSEALCQSVVQVTGDRAMEYEDCQEVPMMDTESIQLVYYDGYQSIPEVEQHVVPVPLDPNLSDPESFPVEINCGFEVVDGIGELTASTEEHPTHKYTLETVPAELGHNIKESINVYPEVPLISTEDSITEMVVPTKCDIPILTTAGEMVTTELVTTNAGVLLSAEEMMAEISHAGVIMIQAEDKMEEITPTDAVNIPEDRMLVENPNDKPMAELYHADIELPSGEGGLSAESMLEVASSLEQHVNESIEEGISAEVTLQIDEGAPEVVCAGLELNAVENMSEISPSGTVFYSDVSENISAGVELFTGMIMDEITPEVSMIHTKSEEENLSKVEQSVDESIVESLPVVIELPIEESSVKICPVGIKLPTDEGVVNINFTGAVLTENMEEDSTSGVQLPTKERAEVMLSSGIQLSPKVRISDILPSVLELPTEVPLEEIIHTGAVLSTENTGEIVVGVEYPYVESKLDILPAGIQLSTVESIVETLPAAVNYHTEEDMSDNTPAVKLATGESITEVTPSGVELATEENVLEPSAAIQYNSEKSTAETFPVAEQHYIESVTKTLPATLQCHSKESMAELVAATVEHHTEDSMADSFPTRVNLANDENISETLFTGGELADKSLIESLPLGVDEGSMTPAFFAVVDQSSEDSIDISLVDNQHKVEAMDIGHNSSENEDSVSNAILIGFEYVQKPVSENVDFLSENVSETTVSVKVYCDKQNSDTSKTSDTACEEMVPVSKSMNEEFKPATSGRDNLFQLETSLLDHVSTSCSDTVCEEMVPVSKSINEEFKPATSERDNLFQLETSLLDHVSTSCSDTVYEEMVPVSKSINEEFKPATSGRDDLFQLETGLLDHVSTSCSVDEETFVISEKMEIVSEPAQHLYVESNIQETNVHLHSVPKETPGQLELDTKMRDSSCMLVTEINIEPATEVTRHIVIEDNSMPVECLHNHELISLRTDMEINEHDQINTAILTEGACHPQTDHDQFYGDKPSEKNDLMEPVAKDTMLRDDSVSIIVSKIPESDGHINQNMEEQNVCSTSVLGADARLNDSELCQFTSDEPAVRGEMDDLIPGSKVQVTLDHIIQDALVVSFRLGERIFSGVLMDLSKRFGPHGIPVTVLPKRDYKYTNEEPVQMQNKSFQEESVIKNEENVVVSEEVAPNESSESCEVKKLWLSKPPPLFHEGAPYPPPLFIRDTYNQSIPQPPPRKIKRPKRKIYREEPTSIMNAIKLRPRQVLCDKCKNNVMADKKEIRKSGSDCYKQEDGKRRRHENVTTVNKRLKTDHKVTDHKVNGKSQNESQKRSVVAAKVSSLSHRRKVVKVSSQRKSHLHTKKVLQSKNMDHLKAREVLKMAKEKAHKKQKETSSSKNPHSKVHYTRRLQNANSGTLPPRLRIKPQRYRNEDNDSLLKAGLDSLRSSKMGIKPQTRYSATRSAGEAPSEIKSPSNGPEEVTSEIENTSVCVPPAEHDEQQTLGKKDSKSNITVYMTLNQNKVDSSNASVCSSDSTDDLKSSHSECSFTENFDFPPGSMHAPSSSSSSSSKEEKKLSNSLKIKVFSKNVSKCVTPDGRTICVGDIVWAKIYGFPWWPARILNITVSRKDNGLLVRQEARISWFGSPTTSFLGLSQLSPFLENFPTRFNKKRKGLYRKAITEAAKAAKQLTPEVRALLTQFET